Proteins found in one Onychomys torridus chromosome 21, mOncTor1.1, whole genome shotgun sequence genomic segment:
- the Ucn gene encoding urocortin, translating to MRQRGRAALLVALLLLAQLRPGSSQWSPATAATGVQDPNLRWSPGARNQGGGARALLLLLAERFPRLAGGSGSAGERQRRDDPPLSIDLTFHLLRTLLELARTQSQRERAEQNRIILDSVGK from the coding sequence ATGAGGCAGAGGGGACGCGCTGCGCTCCTAGTGGCTCTGCTGCTCCTGGCACAGCTGCGCCCCGGGAGCAGCCAGTGGAGCCCTGCGACTGCGGCGACCGGGGTCCAGGATCCGAATCTGCGATGGAGCCCCGGGGCGCGGAATCAGGGCGGCGGCGCCCGCGCGCTCCTCTTGCTCTTAGCCGAGCGCTTCCCGCGCCTCGCCGGAGGATCGGGGTCCGCGGGCGAGCGGCAGCGACGGGACGACCCTCCGCTGTCCATTGACCTCACTTTCCACCTGCTGAGGACCCTGCTGGAGCTGGCCCGGACACAGAGTCAGCGCGAGCGCGCAGAGCAGAACCGCATCATACTCGACTCGGTGGGCAAGTGA